CGCCTGGGAGCTGCGGGCCGGCGGCCGGTTCGAGGCGCCGCCGCGCATCGAGGGCGACGCGGTCTACGCCGGCTCGAGCGACGGCTTCCTCTACGCGGTCGACCTCGGCTCGGGACAGCTCCGCTGGAAGTACGACGCGCAGGAGGAGGTGGGGACGACGCCGGCGGTCGCGGCCGGGCTCGTCGTCGCCATGACCCTGCAGGACACGCTCGTCGCGGTGGACGCGAAGACCGGCGCCTGGCGCTGGCATCACCGCCGGGAGCAGCGCGAGGGCTTCACCATCCACGGCGCCGCCGCGCCGGTGGTGGCGGGCCCGGTCGTGTACGGCGCCTGGTCCGACGGCCACGTCGCCGCGCTCGACCTCCTCACCGGGACGGTGCAGTGGGAGCGCCTCGTCGCGCCGAAGGGCGACTTCACCGACGTGGACGCGCTGCGGGTGCAGGGCGGCCGGCTCTTCGCCGCCGCCTACTCGGGCGCGGTCTACGCCCTCGACGCCAAGACCGGCCAGCAGGCGTGGGAGGTGAAGACGCCCGCCCCGAGCCGGCTGGCGCTCGGCGCGGGGCTGCTCGTCGCGGTCACGAACACCCAGGTGCTGGGCATCGCGCCGGCGGACGGCGCGGTCCGCTGGACGCTGCCGCTCGACGGCGCCCCGGCGGGCGAGCCGGTGGTGCTGAACGGGCGCGCCGCGGTGCCGAACGGCGGCGGGCTGCTCTGGATCGACACGCGGCAGGGGCGCGTGCTGCGCGTGTTCGACCCGGGGACGGGCGTCTCGGCCTCGCCGGGGTGGGTGGGCTCGCGCCTGTACGTGCTCTCCAACGGCGGCGATCTCCTGGCGCTGGACCTGTCGTGAGCCTGCGGCGCGTGCGGGTGGTGGCGGCGGTCATCCGCCGCGGCCGCGAGCTCCTCGTCTCGCGCAGGCTCGAGGGCGCGGAGCGCGGGGGCCTGTGGGAGTTCCCGGGCGGCAAGGTGGAGCCGGGCGAGTCGGAGCCGGACGCGCTCCGGCGGGAGATCGCGGAGGAGCTCGGCTGCGAGCTCGAGGTCGGCGAGCTCGTGCTGCGCCACCACCACCGCTACCCCGATCTCGAGGTGGAGCTCGCCTTCTATGCCTGCGCGCTCCCGGCCGGCGTCGAGCCGCGCCCGCTGGGGGTAGCCGCGATCGAGTGGGCCGAGGAGGGCACCCTCGCGACCCGCCCGTTCTGCGAGGCGGACGTGCCCGTCCTGCCGCTCCTGGAGCGGGCATGAGCCGCCGGACGCTCCGCGGGGCCGGCGCGGCGCTCCTCCTCGGGGCCTGCCTCAGCCCGCTGCGCGTGCCCTCGCCGCCGGGCGATCCGGCCGAGCGCCGCCGGGCCGAGGTCGACGCCTGCCGGCGCGGCGCGCTGCCGGCCTGGCTCGACGACGCGGCGCTCTCCGCCGCCGCCCAGGTCGACCGGGGCGAGGCGCAGGCGGGCGCGCTCAACGACAGCTTCCTCGGCGACAGCGCCGCGGTCATGGCGCGGCCGCCGCCCGCCTCCTTCGCCGGCGCCGGCTCGCGCGCCGCCGCCGTCCTGGAAGGCCGGCGCGCGTTCGAGGAGCAGTGCCTGGCGCTGCGGTCGGCCGGGCGCGAGCTCGTGCCGCGGCGCTGACGAGCGGCCGCGCCGCCCGGCTAGCGCCGCGAGCCGCGCTTCTTCCGCGGCGGAGGGGCGGGCCGCTCGCCGCTCGTCTTGAGCTGGAGCGCCAGCGGCGCGAAGGCGTGGCCGTCCGCACCGTGCAGCTCGCGCGTCACCGCGCCGTCGAGGTGGAGCGTGTAGCGCGAGCCCGGCCGCAGCGGCTCGTCCGGCGCGAGCCGATACCGGCTCGTGCCCTCGCCGAGCTCGGTGGTGCCGGTCGACGCCACCATCGCGTCCACCTCGTCGCGCAGCGAGAGCCGGCCGTCCGCGAGGTGCACCGCCACCTCGAGCTCGAAGGTCGCGCCCGGGTCGAGGAGCGTTGCGCCCTCCCGCGCGAGCGGCGTCACCTGGCTCCCCACGTGCGCCAGCGCGGCCGTGACCGGCAGCGCGGCCGGGGCGGCCGGAGCCGCAGGTGCGGGTGCGGGTGCGGGTGCGGAGTCGGCCGGGCTCCCGGCGTCGGCCGCGAACTCGGCCGACTCCCCCGGAGGTGGAGGCGCCGCGCCGCCGCCGTCCGCGCCCTCGGCGGCGGGCGGCGAGGCGTCGGGCAGCGGGGGAGGAGTCGCCGGACGGGTACAGGCGAGGGCGAGCGCGACCCCCGCCGCGAAGGCGGCGTTCTTGTTCACGGAATGCAAGCTAGCACGGCCGCGCCTCCAGCTCGTCCGGCACCGGGGCCCAGCTCGTCCGGCACCGGGGCGCAGCTCGCCCCGCACCGCGGTCGGCCTGCGGCAGATCGACGCGCCAGCGAGCGCTTTGTTGTACCCAAAGTGTATGACCCCCTAACATGGCTACCGCCGGGTCAGGCCCGACCGGGATCAACGTCCTTTACACAGGAGCTTTCCACGTGAACCAGAACGACCGCCGTGAAATCCAGAAGCCGGCCGTCACCCGGCGCGATTTCTTCAAGACCGCCGCGGTGAGCGCCGGAGCGATGGCGGTGGCTGGCCTCGCGGTCAAGGTCGAGGCCGCCGAGGCCGCCGGGCCGGCCGCGGCCCCCGCCGCCGCCGCGGGCGCGCCCGCCGCCGCGGCGCCCGGCGGCAAGACGCTGCCGGAGGTCATGAAGGCCGCCCGCGAGAAGCTCTACCCGAAGTGCCGCGTCTGCCCGGAGTGCGACGGCCAGGCCTGCTCGGGCGAGGTCCCGGGCATGGGGGGCATCGGGACCGGCAAGGCCTTCCGGAACAACCTCGAGGCGCTGGCGTCGTACGGCCTCGCCATGAAGACCTTCCACGACGTCAAGAAGCCCGACACCTCGATCACGCTCTTCGGCGAGAAGCTGTCGATGCCCATCCTCTCCGCCATCACGGGCGGCGTGACCTACAACATGGGCCTCAAGGGCAAGGTCACCGAGGAGGAGTACATGGAGGGCGTCATCGGCGGCTGCATCGCCGCCGGCACCCTCGGGTTCGCGGCCGACGGCATCGAGGACCCGGTCACGACCTACGCCACCCGGCTCGCGGTCATCAAGAAGTTCGGCGGCAAGGGCCTCGCCCAGGTGAAGCCGCGCGCGCAGGTGGACATCATCGAGCGCATGCACATGGTGGAGGCCTCCGGGGCGAAGGCGATCTTCATCGACATCGACTCGGCCGGCCGGGCCGCTCGCTGCAAGCCGCCGCAGATCGTCGAGCCGAAGACCCCGGCGCAGCTGCGCGAGCTCGTCAAGGCGACGAAGCTCCCGTTCGTCATCAAGGGCGTCATGACCCCGGAGGAGGCGCAGCTCGCCGTCGACGTCGGCGCGGCCGGCATCGTGGTGTCGAACCACGGCGGGCGCGTGCTCGACCACACCCCCGGCACGGCCAAGGTGCTGCCGGCCATCGCCAAGGCGGTGAAGGGGCGCACGCTCGTCTTCGCCGACGGCGGCGTCCGCTACGGCTCCGACGTGCTGAAGCTGCTCGCGCTGGGCGCGAACGCGGTGCTGGTGGGCCGGCCGGTGCTGCGCGGCTCGGTCGGCGGCGGCGCCGAGGGCGTGAAGCTGGTGCTCGAGAAGATGCGCTCCGAGCTCGTGGACGCCATGGTGCTGACCGGCACGGCGAGCGTGAAGAAGGTCAGCCGCAGCATCCTGGCGTGAGGGAGCCCTCGCCCATGAAGAAGCTCATGCTGGGCCTGGCCGCGCTGGCGGCCGCGCTGGCGGGCCCCGCCGGCGCCACGCCGGATGGCAAGGCGCTCCTGTACGGCGGGGCGGGCCAGGGGAAGGTCATCTTCGACGGGCGGCTGCACGCGTCGAGGGGGTACGCGTGCAAGAGCTGCCACGCCGACCTGTTCCCGGCCCGGAAGCAGGCGCTCATCTCGATGGATGATCACGGCAACGGCACGAAGTGCTTCGCCTGCCATGACGGCCGGACCGCCTCCTTCGACTGCCAGTCGTGCCACCGCGATCCGGCCGCGGCGGCGAAGCAGCCGCCGGTCCGCATCCACGGCGCCGCCAGCGTCTTCGACAGCGTGGTGAGCCCGTACCGCTCGGCCGTCGAGAAGGCGACCGGGATCAGCCTGGCGGTCGACAAGAACAACGCCGGGAAAGGGATGAAGGAGCTGGCCGAGGGCAAGTGCGACCTCGCCATGGTGTCCGCCTCGCTGGAGGCGAGCCTCGCGGCCGCCAGGTCCGCCGGGCTGCAGCAGGCGCCCGCCGACCTGCGCATGCACCTCATCGCCACCTCCGAGGTGGTGTTCGTGGTGCACCCGTCCAACCCGGTGAAGACCCTGAGCTGGGAGCAGCTGAAGGACATCCACACCGGCAAGGTCGCGAGCTGGAAGGAGCTCGGCGGCAAGGATCAGCCCATCGCCGTCTACACCGACGCCGCGGCCAGCGCGACGCGCGGGCTGGTGAAGCAGGTGGTGATGGGGAACGCCGACTACGCCCCGGCGGCCAGGGCGGTCGGGTTCGTGAAGGAGGTCAACGACCGCGTGGCCCAGGACGAGGCCGGCGTCGGCGCGCTCGGGCTCGAGTTCGCGGACCCGAAGCAGGTCGCGATCGTGCAGACGAAGAAGGTGGAGCGGCCGCTCGCCTTCGTGACGATCGGCGCTCCGAGCGAGCAGGTGCAGCGGGTCATCGACGCCTTCCGCGCCGAGGCGAAGGCCCGGGCCAAATAGCCGTCGGGCTGGGCCGGGCGCGATTCCCGATCGCGCCCGGCCCAGCGCCGCCTCGAGCGCCGGGCGCGGTAGGGAATCCACCTACCCCTCGAGCTGAATACGGGCCGGCCCGGCGCGTCTGCCGGGCATGACCGCCACGACCCCGAGAGCGCTCCTCCTCCACGGCGACCGCCGTACCCGCCAGCTGCTGCGCCGCGGCCTCGCCTGCCACGGCTTCGAGGTCCTGACGGCCGCCGACGGCGAGCGCGGCCTGACCGTGCTCCTCGACGAGCTCCTCGACCTCGACGTGCTGGTGCTCGACGCCGACCTGCCGCGCCGCGACGGGTGGTCGCTCCTGCGCCTCATCCGCTCGGCGGGCGGGGAGCGCGACCTGCGGGTGGTGGTGGTCGGGCGCGGCCTCGACCCGGCGCGCTGCGCCCAGCTGCGCTGGCTGGGCGCGGACGCCGCGCTCGACCTGGCGCAGGGCGCCGAGCGGATCGCCGACGCCGCGGAGGGCACGGCGGTCCCGAGCTGGCCGGCGCTCGCCTGCGCCTGAGGCGGGGCGCGGCTACCGGCGCCGGGGGCTCCAGGAGCCGATGCGCCGCGGCTTCGCGCCCTCGCCGCTGCCGGCCGCCGCCGAGTGGTGGGCGCTGGCGCCGGGGCGGGCGCCCTGCCCGCGGCCGCCGCTGCTCCGCCGCGCCGCCTGGGCCTGGCGCCCGGCGCGCGGCGCGCCGGAGGGGAGGGGACCCTCCCGCGCGGTCCGGGCGAGCTCGGCCTGGAAGGTGGCCTCCTCGCGCGGCACCTCCGCGCGCGGGATGGGCGCGCGGGTGAGCCGCTCGATGGCGCGCAGCAGGTCCTGCTCCTCGGGGGAGGTGAAGCTCGAGGCGCGGCCGCTCGCCTGGTTCCGCGCGGTCCGGCCGATGCGGTGGACGTAGTCCTCCGGCACGTGCGGCAGGTCGAAGTTCACGACGTGCCCGATCTCCGCGACGTCGATGCCACGGGCGGCGATGTCGGTCGCGACGAGGACGCGGTAGGTGCCGTCCTTGAAGCCGTCGAGCGCCGAGCGGCGCTGCGCCTGCGAGCGATCGGCGTGGATGCGCGCCACCTTGTGGCCGGCGCGGTCGAGCCCCTTCGCGACGCGGTCGGCGCGCCGCTTGGTGCGGGTGAAGACGAGCGTGGAGACGTCGTCGCGCTCCAGCAGCGCCAGGAGCAGCGCCAGCTTCTCCGTCTGCGGGGCGAGGAACACCTGCTGCTCGGCGCGCGCCGCGGTGGTGCCGCTGCGGGCCACCTCGACCCGCACGGGCTCGCGGAGGTGCGCCCGCGCGAAGTCGGCCACCTCGCCGGCCATGGTCGCCGAGAAGAGCAGCGTCTGCCGCTTCTTCGGGAGCCTCGCCAGGATGCGATCGAGCTGCGGCTTGAACCCCATGTCGAGCATGCGGTCGGCCTCGTCGAGGACCAGCACCTCGATGCCGTCGAGCCGCGCGTGGCCCTGCTGCAGGTGGTCCACCAGCCGGCCCGGGGTGGCGATGACGACGCTCCGGCCCTCCTGGAGCGCCGCCTTCTGCCCGCCGAGGCCCACGCCGCCGATGACGACCGTGCCGCCGACGCGGCGGTTGCGCCCGAAGCGCTCCAGCTCCTCGCCGATCTGGAGCGCCAGCTCGCGGGTCGGCGCGAGCACCAGGGCGCGGGTCCCGGGCTTTCCCGCCAGCCGCTCGATGATGGGCAGGAGGAAGGCCGCGGTCTTGCCGGTGCCGGTGGCGGCGGTGCCGATGACGTCGCGGCCCTCCAGCGCCGGCGGGATGGCGCCCGCCTGGATGGGCGTCGGGTGCTCGAAGCCGGCGCGGTCGAGGGCCTGGAGGGACTGCGGGGAGAGCTTCAGTGCTGCGAACGACGTGGGATTCAACTCGAGGGACTCCTGCGGCGCCGGGCGCGCGGCGAGCCGGCGCGGGGGCGATGCTGTGGGGGCGGGGGCCGTCTCCCGCCAGCGGGGGCGCGTTCGCGCCGGAGGCCGGGGGGAGCTGTAGCCTGCGCCGCCGCTGCCGGCGCGGGCCTGCGCGTCCCGGAGCGGGACGGCCGCGCAGGTATAGCGGCTCGCGCCGAGCGATGCAAGGCGCGCGCCGGGCGCCCGCCCGCCCGCGCCATCGCGCGAGCGCCGATCAGGCCTCGCCGGCGGGACCCGCCGGCGCGCCGGCCTGCCGCGCGCCCGGCGGCGCGGGCGGCGGGAGCGCGGCGATCTCCTCGTCGAGCTTCCGGATGAGCTCGCGCGAGTAGGGGCCGAGGTGCAGGTAGAGGGCGGCGAAGGAGAGGACGATCTTGAGCGCGGCCGGGTTGTGGGTGAGGGCGTCGGCGACCGTCCGCCACCACTCGCCGCGGACCGCCCGGTCGCGCACCCCCTGCAGCCAGAGCATCCCGAAGAAGCCGCGCAGGTCCCGCAGCACGTTGCGCACGGAGGGGCGCACCGACTGGGCCGACCGGTCGAGCTCGCGTCCGACGCGCCGCGCGCGGGCGAAGAACGCCGCCGGCGCGTAGACGCGCGCGAGGACCTCGCGGTAGTCCCGCAGCACCTCGCGGCGCGGGCGCAGCGTGGTGAAGTTGAGGCCCGAGGTGCACTGATCGGCGTCCTCGGCCTCGTAGACCACCTCCGCGCCGAGCCGGCCCTCCGCCGCCAGCCGCCGGGCGAGCTGGGTGCCGCGGAGCGCGAAGAGCAGGCCCACCATGCAGACGGGGATGCCGGCCGCCTCGATGCAGCCGACCATGGCGTCCGCCACGCCCGCGCCCTCCGCGTCGAAGCCGACGATGAACCCGGCGTTCACGAACAGCCCGGCGCCGTGGATGGCGCGCACGCTGGCGGCGATGTCGCGGCGGAGGTTCTGGCGCTTGTTCGAGGCGAGCAGCGCCGCCGGGTCGGGGGTCTCGATCCCGACGAAGACCGCGAAGAAGTTGGCGTCGCGCAGGAGCGCGAGCAGCTCCGGGTCGCTGCCGAGGTCGAGGCTCGCCTCGGTGGTGAACTCGAAGGGGCGCCGCCGCGCGCGGGTCCAGGCGGCGAGCTCCTTCAGGAACGGCTTCACCGCCTTGCGCTGCCCGATGAGGTTGTCGTCCACGAAGTCGACGTGGCCGCGGTAGCCGAGCGCGCGCAGCGCGTCGAGCTCGCGGAGGAGCTGGGCGGTGCCCTTGGTGCGCGGCGCGCGCCCGTTCAGCTCGATGACGTTGCAGAACTCGCAGCCGAAGGGGCAGCCGCGCGAGAACTGGACGCCGACGTGCAGGTAGTGCTCGAGCTTGAGCAGGTCGAAGCGCGGGACCGGCGAGCGCGCGAGGTCGGGGAAGCGCGTGGCGGTGAACGTCCCCGAGGTCGCGCCCGCGCGCCAGGCGGCGACGAAGTCGGCCAGGATCTCCTCGGCCTCGCCGAGCACGCGGAAGTCCGCCGCGCCGTAGGCGTCGGGGACGCAGGTCGGGTCGGGGCCGCCCACCACCACCGGCTTCCCGTGCGCGTGCGCGCGCTCGACGAGCGCGAGCACGTCCTTCCGCTGGGGCAGCATGCCGCCCGTCAGGACCACGTCCGCCCAGCGCAGGTCCTCGTCGCGGAGCTCCTCGACGTTGCGGTCGACGAGGCGGAGCTCCCACTCGGCCGGCAGCAGCGCGGCCACGGTGATGATCCCGAGCGGCGCGGCCGAGTACCGCGCGCCGAGGAGCTCGCAGGTGCGCCGGTAGTTCCAGAAGGAGGTCCCGGCGAAGCGGGGAGAGACGAGGAGGGCCCTGCACCCCGGTGGCCGGATCATGACCGAAGGTACCGCTACGGCGCCGAGAGCGCGAGGCCCCCGTGCTCACGGCGGCGCGGGCAGGGCGACGCACGTACCGGTCAGGGACGAACTCCTCAGACCCAGCCGAGGGCGCCGGCCAGCGCGCCGAGGGCCATGAGCCACAGGATGTGGAGGCGGGTGCGCCAGACGGCGAGCGCCGCCGCGGCCGCGAGGGCGATGGGGCGCCAGCCCGGCAGCTCCGACGCGATGATCCAGCTCGTGGCCGCCAGGAGCGCGATGGTGACGGGGGCCATGCCCGCCTTGAACGCGAGCACCGCGCGGTGATGCTGGCGGGCGTGCCCCCAGCGCCCGACCGCGACGGCGAGCATCGACGAGGGCGCCAGCACCGCCAGTTGCGCGCAGACCGCGCCGGCGAGCCCCGCGGCCTGGAACCCCAGCAGCGCGACGTACAGCGTGTTCGGACCCGGCGCGGCCTGGGCGATGGCGATGGACGAGGCGAACTGCGCGTCGTCGAGGAGCGCCAGCCGGCCGACGACCAGCCGGTGCAGATCGGGCGCGATGGCGAGCGCGCCGCCCACCTGCAGCAGCGAGAGCAGGAGGACCTGGCCCAGCAAGACCGCCCAGCCCAGGGTGCTCATCGGCCGCCGCCGACGCGTCGCCAGGCCAGCCCGAACGCCGCTGGCGCGACCGCGAGCAGGGTCCAGCCGAGCGGCAAGCGCAGGAGCCCCACCAGCGCGAACGACCCGGCGCCGAAGGCGACGCACGCCGGGAGCCCGAGCGGATTGCCGCGGAGCGACGCCCCGAGCTTCAGCGCGGTCCCGGCGATGAGGCCCGCCGACACCGCGCCCATCCCGCGGAGCGCGCCCGCGACCTCGGGGACCGACGCCCAGCGCGCGTACACGGCCACCAGCGAGAGCACGATCGCGAAGGGCACCGCGAGGAGGCCGCCGAGCGCCGCCAGCGCGCCGCGCCAGCCGAAGAACCGATCGCCCAGCATGAGCGCGACGTTGCAGACGTTCGGGCCCGGGAGCACCTGGCCGATCGACAAGAGCTCGACGAACTCCGCGCGGCTCAGCCAGCGCTTGTCCTCGCAGAGCACGCGCTGCGCCACCACGATCACGCCGCCGAAGCCCTGCAGGGCGAGGATCGTGAAGGCGACGAACAGCGCGCGCGGCGAGCCGGGGGCCTGCGCGGCCGGGGGGCGGTGACCGTCGCTCGTCATCCCGGCCAGGCTATCCGCCTGCGGTCCGGCGCGGAACCGCGAATCGTGGCGCCGCCGGGCGCGGCCGCGCCCAGCGCAAGGCTCCTGCACCTGCCCACCGTGAGTCTGATAATGGAGATTATGTCAACTAGGCCCGGGACCGGGGGCGCCCGGGTTCTCACCGTTCCGGCGCGTCCTTCGCGCGGCCGGCAGGTCCCGCGGCGGCGGCCGCCGGGTCGTCCACGCCCGGGGTCGTCTCCTGCTCCGCCGCCTCGTGCCGGCACAGCCCGTTGCGCGCCAGCACCTTCACGATCCGCATCGAGCCGAGGCTGTCTCCGACCGCGCACGGGCACCGCTCGGTGTCCTGGCACGTGAGCCGGGTCTGGATGGCGTTGAGCGCCTCGGTCAGCTCGCGCTTCACGCGCCGGAGCCGGTCGAGCCGCCGCTGCGCTTGCTCGATGTGCGAGACGAGCACGTGCTCGAAGCGCGCGGCGAACTCGGCGGCGGTCGCGCAGCCCGCGCGCAGGTCCAGCACCGCGCGGATCTCGGACAGCGGCAGTCCGAGCTCGCGCAGGTCGGCGATGAGGCGCAGCTTCTCCAGGTCCTGGGCCGTGTACCGGCGGTGACCGCCCTCGCTCACCTCGGCGGGCCGGAGCAGCCCTTGCTCCTCGTAGAAGCGGATGGTCCGGACGGTGTTACCCGTCGCCCGCGCCAGATCGCCCGACGAAAACTCCGCCGTATCCACGAGCCGTCCCGCCCTTTCCGCTCACGGACCTAACGAGTCGACGTCAGGCTGTCAACGCGACGGGCGCCACGGCTGCGGGCGCTAGGCCCCCTTGAACGCGGCGGGCCGCTTCTCCAGGAAGGCGCGCATCCCCTCGCGCGCGTCCTCCGTGGCGAACGTCCCCGAGAACGCCTGCCGCTCCAGCTCGTTCGCGACCGGCAGCGCCACGTCGGCACCCGCCACCACCGCCCGCTTCGCCTGGGCCACCGCCAGCGGGCCGCGGCTCGCGATCTTCCGCGCCTGCTCCTTCACGAACGGGAGGAGCCGGTCGGCGGGCAGGACGTCCAGCACGAGGCCCATCTCCTTCGCCCGCGCCGCGTCGTAGTGGTCGCCGGTCATGATCATCTCGAGCGCGCGCATGGCGCCCACCCGCCGGGCCAGCCGCTGCGTGCCGCCGAACCCCGGGATGATGCCCAGGTTCACCTCCGGCTGCCCGAAGCGCGCCCGCTCGCCGGCGTAGACGAGGTCGCAGGCGAGCGCCACCTCGCAGCCGCCGCCGAGCGCGAAGCCGTTCACGGCGGCCAGCACCGGCACCGGGAGCGCCTCGAGGCGCGCCAGCACGCCGTGCGCGCGCTCCGCGAAGCGCCGCGCGGCGGCGGGCGTCATCTGCGCCATGGCGGCGATGTCGGCCCCGGCCACGAACGCCTTCTCGCCGGCGCCGGTGAGCACGAGCGCCCGCGCCGCCCCGGCCTCCACCTCGGCCACGACCTGCCCCAGCTCCTCGATGGTCTGCGCGTCGAGCGCGTTCAGCACCTTGGGCCGGTTGAAGGTGGCGAGCCCGACCCCGTCCTCGACCTGCCACAGGAGGTTCTGCAGCGCCATGGCGTTGCCTTTCCGCCGCCCGCGGCGGCGCTAGTCGTAACGGTAGAAGCCGCGTCCGGACTTCTTCCCCAGCCAGCCCGCCGCCACGTACTGGCGCAGGACCGGCGCCGGCCGGTACTTGTCGTCGCCGAGCTCGCGGTGCAGCACCTCGGCGATGAAGAGGCAGGTGTCGAGGCCGATGAAGTCGGCCAGCGTGAGCGGGCCCATCGGGTGGTTGAGGCCCAGCCGCACGCCGGTGTCGATGTCCTCGGGGCTGGCGAGCCCCTCCTCCAGCGCGAAGCACGCCTCGTTGAGGAGCGGGATGAGCACGCGGTTCACCACGAACCCGGGGCGGTCCTTCGAGGTGATGGTGGTCTTCCCGAAGCGCTTCGCGAGCTCCATGACCGCCTGGTAGGTGGCGTCGCTCGTCTGCAGCCCGCGGACGATCTCGATGAGCTGCATCACCGGCGGCGGGTTCATGAAGTGCATCCCGACGAACCGCTCGGGCCGCCGCGTGGCCGCCGCCAGCGCCGTGATGGAGACGCTCGAGGTGTTCGAGGCGAGGATCGCCTCGGGCGGCAGCAGCGCGTCCGCGCGGCGGAAGAGCTCCTTCTTCGCGCCCTCGTTCTCGACGATTGCCTCGACGAGGAGCTGGGCCCGCCCGCAGTCCTCGAGCCGCTCGGCCGCGCGCAGCCGGGCGAGCAGCGCCGTCCGGTCGCCCGCGCCGAGCTTGCCCTTCTCGACCAGCTTCTGGAGGGAGCCGCCGATCCGCGCCAGGCCCTTCTGCGCCAGCTCGGGCGTCGCGTCCGCGAGCACCACCTCGATGCCGGCCTGCGCCGCGACCTGGGCGATGCCGGAGCCCATCTGGCCCGCGCCCACGACGGCCATCCGCTCGATCACCATGCGTGCGCCTCCCGTCCCGCCAGGTGTAGGAGAGCCCCGCAGCCTTGTCAACGCGCCCCGCGGAGGGGGCGCGGCCCCTCCCCCGCCGGCTCAGGAGGCGGGGATGACGACGGTTCCGCTCTCGCTGACGGTGAAGCTGCGCTCGAGCTCCCGCGGCGCCCCCGGACCGAGCAGGCGGAGCCGGGCCCGGTACGCGCCGTCCGGCAGGCGCACGCGGTGGCTGGCCTGGCCGTCCGGGCCCACCCGCAGCTCGGCCCGGCGGACCACC
This Anaeromyxobacter diazotrophicus DNA region includes the following protein-coding sequences:
- a CDS encoding 3-hydroxybutyryl-CoA dehydrogenase, with the protein product MVIERMAVVGAGQMGSGIAQVAAQAGIEVVLADATPELAQKGLARIGGSLQKLVEKGKLGAGDRTALLARLRAAERLEDCGRAQLLVEAIVENEGAKKELFRRADALLPPEAILASNTSSVSITALAAATRRPERFVGMHFMNPPPVMQLIEIVRGLQTSDATYQAVMELAKRFGKTTITSKDRPGFVVNRVLIPLLNEACFALEEGLASPEDIDTGVRLGLNHPMGPLTLADFIGLDTCLFIAEVLHRELGDDKYRPAPVLRQYVAAGWLGKKSGRGFYRYD
- a CDS encoding enoyl-CoA hydratase/isomerase family protein encodes the protein MALQNLLWQVEDGVGLATFNRPKVLNALDAQTIEELGQVVAEVEAGAARALVLTGAGEKAFVAGADIAAMAQMTPAAARRFAERAHGVLARLEALPVPVLAAVNGFALGGGCEVALACDLVYAGERARFGQPEVNLGIIPGFGGTQRLARRVGAMRALEMIMTGDHYDAARAKEMGLVLDVLPADRLLPFVKEQARKIASRGPLAVAQAKRAVVAGADVALPVANELERQAFSGTFATEDAREGMRAFLEKRPAAFKGA